One segment of Brassica napus cultivar Da-Ae chromosome C3, Da-Ae, whole genome shotgun sequence DNA contains the following:
- the LOC106384405 gene encoding F-box/WD-40 repeat-containing protein 1-like — MGNMYWIAKWNQAGYFIQSFNFSTETFEPLASLPFAYGAYDVHNLAAFRGNNLSLLVQNKETEKMDVWVTNMAKKGVIISWTKFFSVTRPERKVFRACEAIATKVHFIDKKNRVVVCCEEVAVDERCVSVNIYLIGEGEIEKQEIELHKRGFSWPFCLRLCISSKSCSGSNIGL, encoded by the coding sequence ATGGGAAACATGTATTGGATTGCTAAATGGAATCAAGCTGGCTACTTCATCCAAAGTTTTAATTTCTCTACCGAGACATTCGAGCCCTTGGCCTCTCTTCCCTTTGCCTATGGTGCATATGATGTTCACAACTTGGCAGCTTTCAGAGGAAATAATCTTTCTTTGTTAGTACAAAACAAAGAAACTGAGAAGATGGACGTATGGGTCACAAACATGGCCAAGAAGGGTGTGATAATATCGTGGACCAAGTTCTTTAGTGTGACGAGACCTGAACGCAAGGTGTTTCGTGCTTGTGAAGCTATTGCTACTAAGGTGCATTTTATTGACAAGAAGAATAGGGTTGTTGTATGTTGTGAGGAAGTAGCAGTAGATGAAAGGTGCGTCAGTGTTAATATCTATCTTATTGGAGAGGGTGAGATAGAAAAACAAGAGATAGAACTACATAAACGAGGTTTTAGCTGGCCCTTTTGTCTCCGGCTATGCATATCTTCCAAGTCTTGTTCCGGTTCTAACATAGGACTATAG
- the LOC106385859 gene encoding monothiol glutaredoxin-S10, giving the protein MDVVATLASQRAVVIFSKSTCCMSHAIKRLFYEQGVSPAIVEIDQNMYGKDIEWALARLGCSPTVPAVFVGGKFVGTANTVMTLHLNGSLKRLLKEAGALWL; this is encoded by the coding sequence ATGGATGTGGTAGCAACATTGGCGTCACAAAGAGCAGTGGTGATATTCAGCAAGAGTACTTGTTGTATGTCTCATGCAATCAAACGTCTGTTTTACGAGCAAGGAGTGAGCCCAGCAATTGTAGAGATCGATCAGAACATGTACGGTAAAGATATCGAGTGGGCCTTGGCTCGTTTAGGTTGCAGCCCTACTGTTCCGGCAGTTTTTGTCGGAGGGAAATTTGTAGGAACGGCCAATACCGTCATGACTCTTCATCTCAATGGGTCATTGAAAAGGTTGCTCAAAGAAGCTGGTGCTTTGTGGCTATAG
- the LOC125584549 gene encoding uncharacterized protein LOC125584549 has protein sequence MANIEKLQFPALKVTGENYVRWVTNVKPYLVIKKISEAIKVGNKSPPEHIAEAIIFLKKHLDENLTHDYGDVEDPSVLWQALKDRFDNQKEINLPHALEEWKTLRFQDFQRVRDYNSTILRIVAQLKYCGNPVTEAEMLDKTYNTFHKEHNVLSRIYRKCGYTKFSELMVTLMLAEKNDELLIKNHNSRPTGAKAFPEVNATAVEYSGRRNHTNRGRGRRFNNKRGKPYYPKSIRSNKWVRSEQPHKGKETEEDTTKKSETVCYRCGCKGHWSRTCRTPPHLCKLYQESIKGKAKEVNLTENVEGTSYLESSDFANELD, from the coding sequence atggcaaacatcgagaaactccagttcccggctctaaaagtaaccggcgaaaactatgtcagatgggtcacaaatgtgaaaccttatcttgtaataaaaaagatatctGAAGCTATaaaagtcggtaacaaatcgccacccgagcatatagccgaggcgataatcttcctgaagaagcacttagatgagaatctaactcacgactatggagacgttgaggacccatctgtactatggcaagccttgaaagacagattcgataatcaaaaggaaatcaatctccctcacgctcttgaagagtggaaaaccctgaggtttcaggatttccaaagggttagagattacaattccactatcttgaggatagttgcacaattaaaatattgtggtaaccctgtcaccgaagcagaaatgcttgacaagacatacaataccttccacaaagaacacaacgtcttatcccgaatttacagaaaatgtgggtacaccaaattttctgaattgatggtaacactcatgttggctgaaaagaacgatgagttactaatcaaaaaccataattcccgacccacgggagccaaggcatttcccgaagtgaatgctacggcggtagaatattcgggaaggagaaaccataccaatcgaggtcgtggtcggcgtttcaacaacaaacgtggaaagccttactatcctaaaagtattagatctaacaaatgggttagatctgaacaacctcataaaggcaaagaaaccgaagaggataccacaaagaaaagtgagactgtatgttacagatgtggatgtaaaggacattggtcccgtacctgtcgtactcccccacatttgtgcaagttatatcaagaatccataaaaggaaaggctaaagaggtgaacctcacggaaaacgttgaagggacctcataccttgaatcctctgatttcgcaaatgagctggactag